The following coding sequences lie in one Caproicibacterium argilliputei genomic window:
- a CDS encoding sortase: MNKHRKHGFVFLAVGFVIFLTGVVLWGKNLQTAQAAGERADRLLSQVEQTIATQPASASSAAPALQSQSVKAKSASAVPAFTLPERAGSIGILRIPSLELTLPVQAQYSAAALQTSPSRYTGEHGEISRFVICGHSYRRHFGTLQLLQTGAAVSFTNMDGTVFSYHVSEVTEIAPDDISALQSGDWDLSLFTCSPTGKKRILVRCQLDR; encoded by the coding sequence ATGAATAAGCACAGAAAGCATGGCTTCGTTTTTCTGGCGGTTGGGTTTGTAATTTTTTTGACCGGTGTTGTCCTGTGGGGAAAGAATCTGCAGACCGCACAGGCGGCAGGCGAGCGTGCTGACCGGCTGCTGTCCCAAGTGGAGCAGACCATCGCCACCCAGCCGGCATCAGCGTCCTCTGCGGCGCCGGCTCTCCAGAGCCAGTCGGTCAAAGCCAAAAGTGCTTCTGCCGTGCCAGCTTTCACGCTGCCGGAGCGGGCGGGCAGCATCGGTATTTTGCGGATTCCATCACTGGAATTGACGCTGCCGGTGCAGGCACAGTACAGCGCGGCGGCGCTGCAAACTTCACCAAGCCGCTACACCGGCGAGCATGGGGAGATTTCCCGCTTTGTCATTTGTGGGCACAGCTACCGCAGGCATTTCGGTACCCTGCAGCTGCTGCAGACCGGCGCCGCTGTTTCCTTTACAAATATGGACGGGACGGTTTTCTCCTATCATGTTTCTGAAGTAACCGAGATTGCTCCTGATGATATTTCTGCCCTGCAAAGCGGCGACTGGGATTTGTCGCTGTTTACCTGTAGCCCAACGGGCAAGAAACGCATTTTGGTTCGTTGTCAGTTGGATCGTTAA